In Lycium ferocissimum isolate CSIRO_LF1 chromosome 3, AGI_CSIRO_Lferr_CH_V1, whole genome shotgun sequence, the genomic window CCAGGCTTATAACAACTTTGGTTTTTAAAGGTTCTGCTGCATCTTTGAATGATTATTTGTTGTTTATCAAGAAATCAGGTGATCTCATTGTCATTGTGGTAGTTTATGTGGATGATATTATTCTAACAGGAAATGATGCATCAGAAATACAGCAATTGAAACAGTTTCTTGATGCAGAATTAATCAAAATTAAAGATCTTGGGGATTTGCACTACTTTATTGGCATTGAGATAATTAGGGAATATCATGGTCTTATTCTTACACAAAGAAAATTTACCATGGAGTTGCTTTCTGAGTCTGATGTTTCTCACCTACCTTTGGTTTCTTCTCCCTAAGATCCTAATCAAAGACATTATGCTGATTCTGGAGAGTTAATTAATGATTCTACTGCTTACAGAAGATTAATTGGGAAACTTAACTATCTCACTCATACTTGACCTAATTTGTCTTATGCAGTACAACACCTAAGTCAATACGTGCAACACCTTCGCATGCCTCATTTCATTGCTGCTCTGAGGGTGCTTTGATACTTAAGAAATGATCCAGGTCAAGGCTTATTTCTATCTGCTAACCCTATTTTCACTATTACAACATTTTGTGAGGTTGATTGGGGTGTTGCCTTGATTCTAGGCGTTCTATCAGCGGTTTGTACATCACTTTTAGGGGTTCCCCTCTTTCATGAAATCAAAGAAACATGTTTCTATTTCACTTTCCTCAATAGAAGCTGAGTATTGGTCTATGAGGAGGGCTGTAGCAGAACTTACCTGGCTTATCTTGGTTGTCCTCCTACAATTTCGATTCCGGTACTCCGACAGCCAAGCAGCAATCCAGATTGCTCGCAACCCGATTTTCCACGAACAAACCAAACACATAGAGTTGGATTGTCACTTCATTAGACAACAGTAGCTTGCCGGTTGATTTCACTCTCTTTTGTACCAGCTTCCTCTCAACTCGCCGATCTCTTCACTAAGCCTCTTTCCAGTGTTTCTCATCAAACCTTGCTCGGCAAGTTGGGTCTCAGTTCCCTCCCTTCCAACTTGAGGGGGGTGTTGAAAATTGCAAGGTTTCTACTTTCATTTCAGGTGAATCGAATACATATGTGAAGAAGAGAGGGAAATCCTTAAGCTTGAACGAGATTGTGAATTTGAGAAAGTGTTTGAGTGTGTGTGAAGTGGAAGAGAATAATGGGCCAACTCAGACATGTGAAGTGGAGCAAAATATTAATGGGCCAACTGAGAATTTCGAACTCAAAGATTTTGGGCTCAAAATGCCTTATGTTCATCAAAGTCCAAGCTAAATCAAGAAGCATCCAACACAAAATGTGTTGATTTTCAGCCTTTAGATTAAATTTCCATACAACTGTACATAGATAAATTAAAAGATTCCATAGCTGTTATAGTTAGTTACAATAAGAACCAATAGGAAAATACCAAGtgtaaatatttattattcttttctttacATAGTTTTGTATAAATAAGTGCACAgtgaatgaatgaaatcattCGGAAATTTTTACATTCTTGTGTCTTTATTCTTTGCTTTCCAACAATACTATGTCTTGTCCGGTGTTATGTAATCAAGCATATTGTAGCTTGTCTCTTACAAACCTATACTTTAATCAAAAGTTACATGTACACGGTTTTCTAAACAGggaattttctccaaaaaacaAACAAGGATACTTCTCCCATTAATCTTGATTGGTTACTTCTCTACATGCTAAAATTAGAATTCTTTTAGATGTGAAAAAAGCTTTAAGTTACCAAATAAAGCTAGGTATTAATTGATCTCAATTTGGTATTCACGTAGTGCAAGCACCAGTCATTTGAAGCACAGTGCCAAGCAATGGCGATCGAAGACATAAATCCTTCAAGAAAGGGGTGCGTTAACTAACACcttcagaaaaagaaatatatataatgattttttttctcaaaaatattaaattcaaaCGAAAAGCCGTTTGCCGACTGCTTAAATATAAATCTATTAAATTAGGACATGAAGTAAATTTCTTAAAACCAAAGTACCAAACACAAACTATTTAGAAGCCAAATGATGATAATTGCTTAATAGATTGACACTACTTGTGCAAAATTTTACCATGCCAAGGCCCTAACATAAGAGCTAGAAGCAGTTTGGAGTTTGTAAATTTACAAGCACATAAGTTGGAAAATCTAGTCTTGGATTTTTGAGATTACGAGCACTCAAAAACAAGAAGCATAGTATGGACCGCCACTTTAATTGGCCAACATTCGAAAGGCTTAGTGAAGATCGCCATTCATTTGAAGTAGTGCCAATGCCACCAACAAACAGGTatatatgcaatatatatatatatatatatatatatatatatatatatatatatatatatatatatatatatatatatgtaggcaAATTTACAGGCACCTTCAGTATCTATATATCAGAGCAATTTCTTGTTTAGTATTTTTCCTTTAACACAATATCTTTCACATGgcttcctttgtttcgacatcAGTAGCTCCTTCAGCCACACTTATGTGCAGTTCTACTAAAACCCAGTGCCACATTAGGCAAATCAAAAATGTAAGTTCacctaatttgttttctttgtttatttttcatccaGTTTTAAACGAGGTGTGCCATAATATATCAGAAATactttttgaatcttgtggctTTAAAtaagatgtcatatatatatataagactgTTGGAATTAAACATACTAAGAGGGAATACTAAATATAGAACtgtaacacttttttttttaaataaagaaagTGAGGCACATAAtttgaaacggagagagtattgGTTTTATAGTTTTACTTTATCCCAAGAGTTGCCAGTTCTTTTATTAGTTCTTTTTTACCTTGCAGTTTGGTTCAAAGGTAAGTGGGCTTAGACTTGTGCCAAGCATTCAAATTTCCAGAGGAACAACAAAAACACCAGAATTTTCCCATGGCTTCAAGAATCAAATCTCATGCTCAATTGTAAGACATTTGAATTTAATTTCCTACTAAACTAATTTCTCGAGCTTCTGTCTaacactttttttgttttttttttggttattttgcATGCGTCATTTCTGCAGGCTCAACCTGAAACTTTGGAAGTTGTCCAAAGCACAATTGCCAAGCAGCTATCTATTGATGAGAGCACAGTGACACCTCAGACTAAGTTTGCTGATTTGGGTGCTGATTCCCTTGACACTGTATGTTCTACAAGTATATAGTAATACGTTTTTACTTAGATTGCATACTATGATAGGTGTAAATATAATTTTACGCCATCAAATGAGGTTAACTATTCGAGGTAACGTTCATACAAAAATGAGATTAATAACGTGAAAAATAAGGCAGGTTACGGATTATAATAGGTTAAAATTGTATGTTAGTTAAATCATTTTACTAAAACTTATAACGTCTTATTGTAAAATTACTGTATAATTGAATAGGTGGAAATAATGATGGCTTTAGAAGAGAAGTTTGGAGTATCAATTGGAGAAGAGGGAGCTCAGAACATTGCCACTGTCCAAGATGCTGCTGATATGATCGAGAAAGTGAAGACAGCTGAAAATTGATGTGTCAGTCTGAAATTTGTCCAATTTGATACAAGACACACTTGGCCAAAAGTCATTTCctagttgtaatttttttgtgttgctTCCATGACCAATCCTTAAAGTGGGAGTTTATTCTGTTCATCTTTTTAAGATTTGCTTCATCACTTATCAATAACAAGCAAATAAGTAATTGTAGTAAAACTTGATCTGCTGACCACTTAACTTTTCTGGCGATAAGAACTTACGTAAGTAATTGACGTTGTTTAAGACCATAATGAAAACGCCAAAAAGTGTTTCCTTTGACTCTTTTCCTAATATCTTCAGTTATAGATATGTGAAGAAACCAGTTCTTGATCTAATTGAGTGTCTTTTTTCGTTTTGATGGGTTGGCTGTAGCATGTTAATTGTAACAGAGGGGAttccttttgtttgttttttttttttttttttttttttttttttttttttttgtcgagAGGGTGGTGGTTGGGTCAGGGGCAGATTTCATCATAACTTAGCAAGTTTTAAGCTAGCTGTGGCCTACTACAACTCTTATACTTTATTCGAGTTTGAGACCGACTATATAAGCAAGCTCAATTTATTTGACAATGAGGCGTTATTGGGGATTACAAACGGAGACTATTGATGATGTCATGTGATAAACAGAGAAAAACACATAATTAGAgaaaatttctcttttcttgctTTGTCGTGgtcatttcttttttagtccATACTCTCACTTTGGTAGCAGACAGCAGAATGGTGTTCGAAATTACTAGATATCTGTTCATGAAAATAGAAATCTCTTAGGTAGTCTTAAAATTATGACACCAATTTGATCACCTTTTCCATTAATCTGGAATACAAGCAAGGAGTCATAAGTTCCTcgattcccttttctttcaatgtTTGTAAACTTGCAGGAGGAAATTTCTGAGGTAGTGGAAAAGGCTCTGCTATGAACATACTAGGACTGTTTTTGGCGGCTATAACGCCAGGGGTGGATTGAGGATTTAAACTTTAGGTTCGATATGTGGATTAAATCACTGATTCTTTCAGTTACTGGGTTCgaaatgtatatgtacatatttaataaaaatttaaattcatataaGCCAAAGCT contains:
- the LOC132050114 gene encoding acyl carrier protein 1, chloroplastic-like; translated protein: MASFVSTSVAPSATLMCSSTKTQCHIRQIKNFGSKVSGLRLVPSIQISRGTTKTPEFSHGFKNQISCSIAQPETLEVVQSTIAKQLSIDESTVTPQTKFADLGADSLDTVEIMMALEEKFGVSIGEEGAQNIATVQDAADMIEKVKTAEN